CGAGTCCGTGGGTGCATCGTAGGATGCATGGTGGGCCCAACTCACCGTGTGGGTGCCGTGTCGTTTCGTGTTCGCCTGCCCTTCCTGTCCCTCACCGGCCGTTCTCACGTGGGATCTTGGTTCGACACGATCGGCACCTGGCTCTTCAAGTACTCTCCGCGCGCGTTTGCCCGCGGGGAGTTCGTGACGGCGCCGGTCGTACCGGCCATGCTGCTGATCGGGGCCGCAATCGTGCTGGTGCTGCTGATCGTTGCCAGCCATGTGCGCCTGCGCACGCTGCCCTGGCGTGATCGGTTCCTGCTCGCGACGTTGCGCACGGCCGCCGTGCTGCTGGTGCTGGCCTGCCTCTTCCGCCCCGGCCTGGTGATCGCCGCGGCTGTTCCGCAACGCAACGTGCTCGCGGTGGTGTTCGATGATTCGCGCAGCATGCGCATCACCGATGTCGGCGCGTCCGTCGCGCGCGGCGACAGCGCGACCACGGCTGCTATGTCGCGCCTCGCCGTCATGCAGCGCGCCTTCCATGACAGCACGGCGCTCATGCGCGCGCTGGGGGCCCGATTCGCGATCCGCCGCTTCCGGTTTTCCGCCGGTGCCACGCCGGTGCGCACCGCCGATGAGGGACGCGCCGCGGGTACCCGCTCCGACCTCGCGCAAACGCTCGACGACGTGCGACAGGATCTCGACGGCATGCCGCTCGCAGGCGTCGTGCTGGTGACCGACGGGGCCGACAACGGCAGCTCCTCACTCGACGACGCGCTGCTCGGCCTGCGCGCCCGCCGCGTGCCGGTCTACACGGTGGGCGTGGGCACGGAGCGCTTCGCGCGCGACGTGGCGGTGGAACGGGTGCAGGCGCCGCAGCGCCTGCTCGCCGGAGCCGCCGGTGTCGTAGAGGCGGACATCCGGATGCGCGGCCTCGACGAACGCGGCGTGTCGGTGACACTCGAGGCTGACGGGCGCGTGATTGCCACGGAGAACATGCAGCGCCCTCCCAAGGGTGATCTTGGCACCCTGCGCATGCGCATTCCCCCGCTTCCGCCCGGCGTGCACCGCCTCGCCGTACGGGCGCGCCCGCTCGCCAACGAAGTCGTTACACAGAACAACGAGTGGCAAACCAGTCTCGAGGTGCGCAGTGGCCCCGAGCGCGTACTCTACGTGGAAGGGGAACCGCGTCCGGAATTCGCGTTCCTGCGGCGCGCCGTGGCTGAAGACAGCGCCATGCAGGTGGTGGGACTCATGCGCAGTGCCGAGCGGAAGTTTCTGCGACTTGGTGTGCGTGACAGTCTCGAACTGCTCACTGGCTTTCCCACCACACGCGAGGAGCTCTTCGGCTATCGCGCCATCATCCTCGGCAGCGTCGAGGCGGCCTTCTTCAGCGGCGAGCAGTTGCGCATGCTGGCCGACTTCGTGAGCGTTCGCGGTGGCGGCCTGCTCGTGCTGGGTGGCCGCGCCTCGCTCAGTGAAGGCGGATTTGCCGGCACGCCGCTCGCGGACGTCCTGCCGCTCACCCTCACGCGCGGCGAGATCAACGTGGACGGGCCGGCCACCTCGGTGCAGGTACGCCCCACGCGCGCCGGTGACGTTCACCCGGCTCTTCAGCTGCGGGAGACCCTGGCCGCCTCGCGACAGCGGTGGGACTCCTTGCCCCCGCTCACCCTCGTGAACCGTGTGGGCGCGCTGCGCGCGGGCGCCACGCTGCTGCTCGCGGGTCGTACGGAAGACGGACGCAGTGATGTTCCCGTGCTGGCGTGGCAACGCTATGGGCGGGGCATGAGCGCGGTCTTCACGGTGCAGGACTCATGGCTGTGGCGCATGGACGCCAGCATCGCGGTGGAAGACCGTTCACACCAGACCTTCTGGCGCCAGATGACGCGCTGGCTCGTGGACGGCGCCCCGTCGCCTTTCGAGGTCACGACCACGCCAGCCCGCGTGGCGCCTGGCGAGACTGTGGTGCTGCGGGCACAGGTGGCCACGCCACAGTTCGAAGACATCAACGACGCGGAGGTGACGGCCACCGTCACCGCACCGGCCGGCGGCAGTGAAACCCTGGCCCTCGAGTGGTCGCTGCGCGACGACGGCAGCTACGCGGCCCGGTTCACCCCCCGCGACACCGGGCGCTACATCGTGGATGCCGTGGCCGTAACCGGGCGCGATTCAGTGCAGGCGGTGACCACCACGGTGCTGGTGGACGAACGGGGGGCCGACGTGGCGCACGCCGAGTTGCGGGCCCCGCTGCTGCGGCGCATTGCCGACGAGACCGGCGGGCGCTACTACCCGATTGCCGAGGCCGGCGCCCTCGCCGATGACGCCGTGTATACGAACGCCGGCGTGACCGTGCGCGAGGCGAAGGATCTGTGGGACATGCCGGCGGTATTTCTTCTCTTGGCCTTCGTGCTCGGGGCCGAGTGGAGCTACCGACGCTGGAGGGGACTGGCATGAAGGCGCTGGGACGACGACTGGCCGGTGTACTCGCCTGCCTGGCCGCGGCGGGAACGCCGTGGGCCGTGGCCGCACAAAGCACGCACGTTCTCATCGTCTCGGGGCTCTCTGGGGACCCGGCGTTCAAGACGCGCTTCGGCAGCGCCGTGAGCGCCGTGCGGTCGGCCGCCGCGACGCGATGGGGGGTGAGCGACTCCAGTCTCATTGTCCTCACCGAGGATTCAACGGCCTTCAACGGGCGGTCCACCCGCGAGAATATCGCGCGCGCGTTTACGGCGCTGTCGCGGCGGACGCGCCCCGGCGACGTGCTGCTCGTGCTGCTGGTGGGTCACGGGAGTGGTGAGGGCGCCGGCTCGAAGGTGAACCTGCCAGGCCCTGATGCCACCGCCAGCGAGTACGCCGCGTGGCTCGCGCCCTTCGGTGCGCAACAGGTGGTGTTTGTGAACGCCGCCACTGGCAGCGGGGATTTCGTGCCGGTGATCGCCGGGAGCGGCCGGGTGGTGATGACCGCCACGCGCTCGGCGGTCGAAAAGAACGAGGCGGAATTTCTGCAGCATTTTGCCCGCGCCCTCACTACCGACGACGCCGACGCGAACAAGGATGGACGGTTGTCTGCGCTCGAGGCGTTCCGCTTTGCGCGCGCGGAGGTGGCGAAGTCGTACGAGGCGAACAACCGCATGCTCACCGAACATGCGGTGCTCAGCGACTCCGCGGCAGCGGCCCGGGTGTCATTCGGCGCGCGCGCTGCCACCTCGGATCCGCGCGTGGCCCGCCTGCTGGAGGAACGGCAGGCACTCGAGTCACAGGTCGCCGCGCTGCGGGCGCGCAAGGCCACCATGGAACCGGCTGCCTACGAGGCCGAACTCGAGCGGTTGCTGCTGGCGTTGGCGGAGAAGTCGGCCGCCATCAAGGCGGCGGGAGGCAGCAAGTGAACCGTCGCTGGCTGGTGATGGCGAGTGGCCTGTTGAGTGTGCTGCTGGAGATTCCTCTCTCCACCGCCTGCGCACAGGTACCGACGCGCACCGATCGGTACAGCGCCGAGGTCGCCGCAGCCGAGGCCGCCGCGCAGCGCGGTGACCGCGCCGACGCCATGGCCAAGGCACGTCGCATCACGGCCACGTACGAACAGACAGGCACGCGCAGCAGCGCCGAACACAGCGCGGCCGGTCGGGCGTACGTGCTGCTGGCGACGGGGAACGCCGCGGCGACTCGCGCGGCGCTGGCGGCGTTCGATTTGGCCGTGGCCGCCGATTCGGGCAACCTCGACGCGCGGCGGCGCCTCGGGCAGCTCTTCCTCGACGCGTACAACGGCCCCGAGGCGCGCGCCTCGTTCGAGGCGGTGCTCGCCCGCGCGGATGGTGACGCGGAGGCGCTGCTGGGGCTGGCCATGGTGGAGGAGTTCGAGGGGAAGGGCACGGCCATGGCCACGGCACGCAAGGCGCTCGCGGCGGCCCCCACCAGTGCGCGCGTGCTGTCGTATGTGGCCCGCCTGCACCTCGATGCCGAGGCGTTCGACTCGGCGCGCGCCGTGGCCGAACGCGCCGTGCGCGCCGACAGCATGCTGCTCTCGGCGTGGTCGGTACTGGGGGCACAGGCGTGGCTGCGCGGCGACTCCGCCACGCACCAGCGCGCACTGCGGGCCGCCACCCTCCTGCAGCCGCGGCCCGCCGAGTTCTATACGGCCCTCGCCGAGGCAGCGGTGCGACAGCGGCGGTACGCCGAAGCCGTGCGCCTGGCAGAGCAGGCCGTGCGCTTCGACAGCCTGTCGGCACAGGCGCTCGGAGTGCTGGGCACCAATCAGCTGCGCATCGGGCAGCTGGATGCCGGGCGCCTGTCGGTGGAGCGGGCCTTTGCGCTCGATCCCTACAATCTGTGGCACAAGAACACCCTGGATCTGCTGGACAAGATGCGCGGCTTCCGCACCATCAGGCAGGGACGCTTCGAAGTCGTGGCACCGTCCGATGATGCCGCGTTGCTGGCGTTGTACATCGTACCACTGCTCGAGCAGGCCTACGATTCCCTCTCACGCCGCTATGGGTACCAGGCGCCCACGCCGGTGCGCCTCGAGTTCTTCCGACAGCATGCCGACTTCTCCGTGCGCACCGTGGGGCTCACGGGACTGGGTGCGCTGGGCGTGAGCTTTGGCAGCCTGCTGGCCATGGATACCCCCAATGCGCGGGAGCGCGGTGCGTTCAACTGGGGGAGCACGGCGTGGCACGAGCTCACGCACGCGTTTACCCTGGGCGCTTCGGGGCATCGCGTTCCCCGGTGGCTCTCCGAAGGGCTCTCGGTGCTCGAGGAACGGCGCGCGCATGTGGGATGGGGCGCCCGCACGTCGCTGCCGTACATGCTGGCGTACCGGAGTGGACGCCTGCGACCGGTCAGCCAGATGAACGACGGGTTCATGCGTCCGCGATACCCGGAAGAAACGGGCTTCAGTTACTACCACGCTTCGCTGTTTTGCGAATGGGTGGAAGAGCTACGTGGCGCGCCTGCGCTACCGGCGCTGCTTACCGCGTATCGCGATGGCGCCGACACGCCGCGCGCCATGCAGCAGGTGCTGGGGCTGAGCATGGCGCAGGTGGATGCCCAGTTCGATTCCTGGATGCGACGACGCTTCGCGACCGAGCTGAGCTCACTGGGTGATGCCGACGGCCGTGACAGCAGCGGCGGCGAGTTCGTGCGCACGATGCGGCAGGCAATGGGTCTGATGGAGACGCGCCGCGACTCGGCCAGGGTGCTGCTGGACAAGGCGCGGCAGCTGTTCCCCTCCTATGCCGGCGACGATGGACCGGCGTGGTATCTCACGCGCGTGGCGCTCGACGTGCGCGACACGACGCTGGCACTGGCCATGGTGGAACAGGTCACGGGGCGCGACGAAACCGCCTATGCGGCCAACAAGCTGGAGGCGGAACTCCGTGAACGTCGCGGCGATCTCGCGGGCGCCATGGCGGCCCTCGATCGGCTGTTGTGGATCTGGCCGTATACGGCGGGAGACCACGAAGCCTTGGCCGTGCTCGCCGCGCGGGCCGGCGACCACGCGCGGGCAATTCGCGAGCGGCGCGCGGTGATCGCGCTGCGGCCGCCGGATCTCATGGAAGCGCGGCTCGAACTTGCCCGCGCGCTCGCGGCGGGTGGCGATACGGCAGCGGCACGACGCGAACTTCTGAGCCTGCTGGAAGAGGCCCCGAGCTACGAGGGCGCCCAGCAGCTGTTGCTCGAGCTCCGCAAGCGCGGGGGGACCCCATGACGGAACGGAACACGCGCTGGTGGCGCCGATGGACTGCAATGGCGAGCGCCCTGCTGTCGCTGGTGGCGCTCGCGGCGGTGGAAGGCCAGCGGCGCCGCGGAGCACCGGAATTCGAACCGAACGTGCCGTACGACGGACGGCTCACCTGGGTGCGCGTCAAGTACATCCTTCCCGACTTCAGCAGCAGCAGCGGCTTTCGCGGCGGGCGCGACTTGCCGTGGTCGCACGACTATCCGCGCGGCGAACGCAACTTCACCAAGATCATGAGTGAGCTCTCCACGGCGCGCGTGCGTCTGGGAGCGAGCAACATCCTCACGCTCGATGATCCGCTGCTGGGGAAGTACCCCGTGGCATACATGGCCGAGCCGGGATTCTGGCGCCCCAACGACAAGGAAGTACTCGGGCTGCGCAATTATCTCGCCAAGGGCGGCTTCATCATTTTCGACGATTTTGCCGGTCAGCACTGGTTCAACTTCGAAAGCCAGATGCAGCGCGTACTCCCCAACGTGCGGGCCGTCCCGCTGGATACGTCGCACCCCATCTTCGATTCGTTCTACAAGATCACCTCGCTCGACTACACGCACCCGTTCTACGGGCTCAAGGCGGTGTTCTACGGGTTCTTCGAGGACAACGATCCGCGCAAGCGCCTGCTGGCGATCGCCAACTACAACAACGACCTGTCGGAGATGTGGGAGTTCTCCGACGTGGGGATGTTCCCCGTCGACATGTCGAATGAAGCGTACAAGCTGGGCGTGAATTACGTGATCTACGCACTGACCCGCTGACTCTTCCCCCCACCGAGGACCTGCGTGACTGCCTCTCTTTCCGAACTCGATCGCCTCGACGATGCCGCCCTCGCTGACCGTCTGCAGGGTGCCGGTCAGCGCATCGCCAGCGAACTCCGCAAGGTGATCGTTGGGCAGGATGCCGTGGTGGAACAGGCGCTCGTGGCGC
Above is a window of Gemmatimonas sp. DNA encoding:
- a CDS encoding tetratricopeptide repeat protein; translation: MNRRWLVMASGLLSVLLEIPLSTACAQVPTRTDRYSAEVAAAEAAAQRGDRADAMAKARRITATYEQTGTRSSAEHSAAGRAYVLLATGNAAATRAALAAFDLAVAADSGNLDARRRLGQLFLDAYNGPEARASFEAVLARADGDAEALLGLAMVEEFEGKGTAMATARKALAAAPTSARVLSYVARLHLDAEAFDSARAVAERAVRADSMLLSAWSVLGAQAWLRGDSATHQRALRAATLLQPRPAEFYTALAEAAVRQRRYAEAVRLAEQAVRFDSLSAQALGVLGTNQLRIGQLDAGRLSVERAFALDPYNLWHKNTLDLLDKMRGFRTIRQGRFEVVAPSDDAALLALYIVPLLEQAYDSLSRRYGYQAPTPVRLEFFRQHADFSVRTVGLTGLGALGVSFGSLLAMDTPNARERGAFNWGSTAWHELTHAFTLGASGHRVPRWLSEGLSVLEERRAHVGWGARTSLPYMLAYRSGRLRPVSQMNDGFMRPRYPEETGFSYYHASLFCEWVEELRGAPALPALLTAYRDGADTPRAMQQVLGLSMAQVDAQFDSWMRRRFATELSSLGDADGRDSSGGEFVRTMRQAMGLMETRRDSARVLLDKARQLFPSYAGDDGPAWYLTRVALDVRDTTLALAMVEQVTGRDETAYAANKLEAELRERRGDLAGAMAALDRLLWIWPYTAGDHEALAVLAARAGDHARAIRERRAVIALRPPDLMEARLELARALAAGGDTAAARRELLSLLEEAPSYEGAQQLLLELRKRGGTP
- a CDS encoding glutamine amidotransferase; protein product: MSFRVRLPFLSLTGRSHVGSWFDTIGTWLFKYSPRAFARGEFVTAPVVPAMLLIGAAIVLVLLIVASHVRLRTLPWRDRFLLATLRTAAVLLVLACLFRPGLVIAAAVPQRNVLAVVFDDSRSMRITDVGASVARGDSATTAAMSRLAVMQRAFHDSTALMRALGARFAIRRFRFSAGATPVRTADEGRAAGTRSDLAQTLDDVRQDLDGMPLAGVVLVTDGADNGSSSLDDALLGLRARRVPVYTVGVGTERFARDVAVERVQAPQRLLAGAAGVVEADIRMRGLDERGVSVTLEADGRVIATENMQRPPKGDLGTLRMRIPPLPPGVHRLAVRARPLANEVVTQNNEWQTSLEVRSGPERVLYVEGEPRPEFAFLRRAVAEDSAMQVVGLMRSAERKFLRLGVRDSLELLTGFPTTREELFGYRAIILGSVEAAFFSGEQLRMLADFVSVRGGGLLVLGGRASLSEGGFAGTPLADVLPLTLTRGEINVDGPATSVQVRPTRAGDVHPALQLRETLAASRQRWDSLPPLTLVNRVGALRAGATLLLAGRTEDGRSDVPVLAWQRYGRGMSAVFTVQDSWLWRMDASIAVEDRSHQTFWRQMTRWLVDGAPSPFEVTTTPARVAPGETVVLRAQVATPQFEDINDAEVTATVTAPAGGSETLALEWSLRDDGSYAARFTPRDTGRYIVDAVAVTGRDSVQAVTTTVLVDERGADVAHAELRAPLLRRIADETGGRYYPIAEAGALADDAVYTNAGVTVREAKDLWDMPAVFLLLAFVLGAEWSYRRWRGLA
- a CDS encoding DUF4159 domain-containing protein, with the protein product MASALLSLVALAAVEGQRRRGAPEFEPNVPYDGRLTWVRVKYILPDFSSSSGFRGGRDLPWSHDYPRGERNFTKIMSELSTARVRLGASNILTLDDPLLGKYPVAYMAEPGFWRPNDKEVLGLRNYLAKGGFIIFDDFAGQHWFNFESQMQRVLPNVRAVPLDTSHPIFDSFYKITSLDYTHPFYGLKAVFYGFFEDNDPRKRLLAIANYNNDLSEMWEFSDVGMFPVDMSNEAYKLGVNYVIYALTR